CAGagataccctgaacctcctagggctcctcctccatggcctcgggctgggcctgctgagcctccaacatctcgatGTGATCAAAGGCATTATTTAGCTGAACCTGTTGGGCGGTGAACTGCTGCTCCAGaagtgcaaagtcagcatcCCTATTGCCCAAGAGAACATCACGCTCCTCAACTAGACCCTCAAGTTGGCCAATATGGGCATCAAGATCCGCGATCTGCTCGTTCTTAGCAATCACTATCTCGTGGCTGGTCTGCGCAGAACCAATGATCTGGGCCATGGCCTTGGCCTGTAAAGTctgcaagcggtagagtgcattcATCCACTTCACCAACATGGAGATAGTCTCTTCAGCTCTGTTCTGCTGAAGGTACCCAGTGTGTCCGACCCgactaagccagttagggtcattgggTTGCTCTGCTGGGAAGAGGCAAATAGGGGCTAGTGTGATAGCTGCATAATTATTTTCGCAAAACTTGTTGAGCGTTGTCATGGCTGCAATTTCCCAAGTGTCAACCAGACGGTGTccaactacctccagctccaaggaagcccagtgagctggaaaagggtggggagcatgagtcatgcgCACGCGAAAGCGCGCGACTCCCATCTCAAggaactcctcgcccacatagcgcgggggactgggatatccggcatcgcgcatcacctcccaaagaatggagggaaaaccctaccagtgtgtgcactcggagtgtgcacgcccatcctcatcaaacaccaggagagcaggggcagccatctgtacaaaagATGTGCACCAGTGAGTGATGGTTAAAACAGATTTTGGGTAGTGCACAAAAACAAGTATAACTGACAGCACAtagctctaaaaattctcaaaattttcaggaACAATCCTAAGGTTCTTAtgcacaacttttctagtcaACCCACGAGCTAGGTCAGAGCCTAAGAAGGTCTTATCCGTAGAGTTTTCCTTTGCTGTCTGccagaattttcagtgaccAGAGAGCTAGTAAAATGAGAGCTGAGGACAAATTACTAAGCCTAAAATTACCAATTTTTTACAGCAGCTCGGTGAGTAAATTtggcacaagttttgtgttgaacatATCTGCAGAAAACATATCTAGGAAGGCCTAAAAATTAGTGCAACCAAAGTGctcaaagctgacagaaaaCAGGGTGTCCAAGTTTCTAGTGCACCACTCTGTATACTTGTCGAAAAATCCTCAAATTTAAAAAGAAACTAGTAGACAAGTGTTGGAGCAAAATTACCACTGGCACTTCTACAGATAAAGTCATCTACTATGCCAAATAAATTCATCTCCCAGGATATAGCAGAAAATGACAGATTTCTATATTGACCTTAATCGAGAGAAATGAACCGTGCTCATGTGCAAACCTTAACATTCCCGACTAACCCACATCCCTTTTCCTTGGCTTTCAATTCTAtgagcatgatgcatgcacgacctaatcgtcctcacaaggaaaacaattgccaaatagctttggacttacggggttagcaccggtggcatggcacaatttacgtctctcccaatatatatatttttagccgagttctaaccgttcttaacttacgtaatcgtggttagtgtacctgcagaaaatggacagatatatattcattgaacctttcatgccagcacacatgaaagcgtccccatacattaccgctcactatagaagcggcatccatgcgtccaacactgcatggacagtgctcatacgctaccgaggcgaCGTATTCACGAtctcttttactcccaatataatcgaccgatggttggtatattggcagcagctcaagtaggccactgcttgagcgcagcgttcagttcgcatcaccgacgggaaggtcagactccctcagctgactgagtatactttactcccaatatagccaactaatagttggtatattggcagcacctcaagtaagccactgcttgagggcagcgttcggctcgcatcaccgatgggaaggtcagactccctcagctgactgaggatccttaccgtctttccttagcgtaggtgcgtcgttacataatgtaaagtattgaatttaaagtacagaaAGAAATGTGCAGGAAGTCAgtcataaataaaccataagtttgATAGCCACCCAGAACTCCCATAatttttccctagggctttacgtactatgcACGATCCTTAGCGAACCAACATATTTTCCAAACACGATTGTGTGGCTGGGTTTTGagaaaaacttttgaaatctTGTCGCACTCTCAAGTGTGCgatttgttcggctctgataccagctgtggcagtaccgcccaaattaatccagctaaagtgcgctaaccatcaccctaaaggtaatcccggctaacacgcacttcaaacggagtaatccggcagggctgtcgggtaaagtcccgaagaatccacctgagcgtcgatcgaacccaaagcttacatgcaacccacacgaaggtgagtccagatagtacaacatttcacaaatacattacattacagagtcttaacttaattattacaaaccaagttcgaaatctcagaaagatacttgaagttcaaattgaaagtagttcagagttcaactacAGTGGAAATAGAGCGAGTTctaacgacgatacaagatgtcatgatgaagcctgtacatgacatcactcggcattgtcatcgttggccggagtcgaatcccactccaccgaccaaccagggagTAAAGTAcatggccaagtcaagctagctatctgatctttaAACATATCACctaaaacaaagttgagccacaagcaaggctgagtataatatacagcaaggcttacccgactaggatatacttagccctctaactagacaggCAAGGCATTTGTCTTGAGGGGTtttgtttttgccgaaaagcaacaaagagaaagtccttactttcagattttagctttcaagtttgattaaccattctacattagcatctatccaatagcatacatggtgaaaaataattatttttaatcattcaaccatattcctcATATTcaatgttccacttcttactctatgtggcaaaagggttaagcagtctcaatatccgtgagagacggacgattcgaatcgaatttgttaacctggccaggcagacctaagcacacgcatgggaaccctGCCCCcaccaacatttcccctttctttctggctcgtggattagggtcacccccATCGACTACAAGTGCCCCACGCCACGGTCGACGCCGGGTCATGACCacgcttgcacccgcatgtggccgcatgagaaacaacgttcaaagagggtgagggaaaagtccactccccgggccgatcaggtacttaagcttaccgattaccatatttctcggcatgtggttagtacattcaaacgcttaaccaccactaccacacaccacggccttatccatttcaattagattaacttgagcttcatgctgctcactctcggactccggcaccagctcgtacatactgtcagcgagagtagtcaaatctacatgaatgcatatgcgtgagttgtggtgatggtaacaacttaatttaattcactatagagttgtaaaatattttctttacatatccttgggcaatcatttatagagtattatctagattaactatttcttattaagtaagtgagggttttgttatttttagaaaggTTATTTTCAAGTGCAAGCATGGAATATTCAAAATAGCTGATGGGTATAGCTTCTgaagatgaaatttttatggagagTCACTCACTTTAGTACAAACCTtacataaaattttcagctattttcactgagcatattaattattaaaaatacaTTAAACAGCTATTGCTAGGACgaagattcatttatacagaacaaaccctACAAGTAAAGATGCTACAATTTTTACTGAGTTCTCCTAAACTTATGGTAAatctactgtaaaaatttcaggttTAACTAAGCattacacaaggcatgaaaaatagcacaatgtaTCGCTAcatggatcaaaactaaattCCACAGACTTTTATACCAAGATTCTGAGCCTTAATTTTATAATATTGGTTCCCAACTTAAGTAAAGACTGTAgtaaaaatattatattttttcagGTAaaggaactatttttcatgatttagtacatttcttcctaccataaattatttggaccagtttgacttaactaaaaatttccaaactttttcTGAACAAAACATGCATCTCAAAAGAGGAATTGTAAAAGTTTCATCTCATGAATCATATCAGAACAAATTGGATAAATAAATCTACTTAACCTAGGCATAAaacaagatttaaataaactgaCAGCTAGCCATGTCAAACATccacgaaacttttacacaaggctatgcatctaacatgtaacacactgaccaaaaatggacAACATATCATgcatgtaacttgagatctaataaaagctatatttgctttgtattttaaataaagaaaatactattgagcaaatgaaaaagtgcatgtaacaaaagttgtagatctctttgcaaatattccagaacagttgagtttgaatttttctaatttttctatgatttttaaacgaatttacaagtttgctgtttttcaaaacaaaaagaaaaagaaaatgaaaacttgcatctaggcccctagaaTGATTTGGGGGCTCACAGAGatgcccctggccggagccaggaacagaggaggcggcggcgggtgttTCCCGGTgaggaggaggctcgccggcggcggggatggcgtcCAAGGGTGAGAGCTCACCGAGTTCTACCTGTGGGTGGGTGATGTCGTCGACGGGGATGGCCGGGAGCACGGGGTCGATGGCGGCGCAGAGAGGGTCGCGGCGGCGtaggtggcggcggtgctccggcgatGTTCTCGGGTGAGGTTCCGGCCAGGGAGCTTCAGGAGGGTTTGGGGAAGGTGATGGTGGGGCTAAATCGGGGAGTGCAATGCCGGGAATGGGAGTTCCATGGCGAGCGGGGCTCGGCGGGGTTCACGGCGGCGGTGTGGGCGTTCTGCGTCTCCGGCGAGGTCGGGGTGGAAATGGGTGGGCTTGGGAGCGGCgtgggggtgaatgggagcttGCTGGGTGCTCGGTGTGGGTGGAGGAGCGGTGAGCTGGGCTCTCCACGAGAGCCGTGGCTCGGCGGGCGGgaatgggggcgcggcggcgctgctcagtGGCGCGGTGGCGCTGGCCGTTCTAGGTGATGGGGTTGGGCGCAGGCGTGAGGAATGgagtgcgtgcgtgcgtgcacaAGTGTGGCGCGAGCTAAAGGGTGGAGTGAGGGCGTGAGGAGGGGACTGGGTGCTCGCGCAAGGGAAgtagggcgtcggcggcgagggttgcCGTGGCGCTGCGCGTGCGCGTTAATGGTGCGATTGCGTGGCCGAGCGGCGAGGCAGCAGCGGGGCAGCAACGCAGCGATGGCGAGGCGATGatggcggggtggcgtgcgggcggcgcagcgaggGCGGGTGTGCGCGCTCAAGTGGGGTGATGGCGCTCGGCAGGCACGCTCCTCcgctccagctcggggtcaacGGCGGGCGGCGTAGCGAGGTTGTCGCCGAGCGGCCGTCGAGACTGAGCGCGTGCGCGGCCAAGGTCAGCGCTCGGCAGGCAGCACCAAGCACCAGCAGGCGCAGCgagcgggcggcagcggcgcagcgagcgcgcgcgcgtgcgcgctcgAGTGGCCTGCGCGCGCAGGGAAGACAGggagagcgagggagagagagagagagtagagagagaaagagagaggtcaACGTGTTGACTCGattcaaattctaaattttcaattgaaactcgaaaatgtttgaacatgaaagttgttcaaaattcaattccctacaactttcctttcaggccaatgttcatttgagcaatgatttgaaagttaaaaatttgaaaacaagTTTAAATGAAAACCCCCTAAACCCACTGTTTTTCAGggttttctccaaatttcatgttgtaacttgaaaaattttgaatacaaaagttgtttaccttatcaaactctacaacttttgttttgggcaaaagttcatttgagctaagGTGTGAGAGTTGTCTTTTTGGTTTATTTAAACGGATTTCTGGCTTTTAAGTAATTGAAAATTTGGGGTTTAACTTGTCATTTCGTATTAATTGCATGtttaaacagtgctaaacaccggaggtgttacagaacgggccacaaatatcagtatgaattatttctaataggCCCGAACTCCGAGTAGTTCCTTTCTTAATCGTCTTAGTGAATTTCCGCTTAATACAGTCAACGCATTGTTGATCTAATTCAAAGAGATCTAATGAATGGAGTATCTCTTCTCTAATGAGacgctcaattctccccctcgaaatgtggcctaaacgacaatgccacaatttcgaagaaGTCTCATCATCACGCTTGCGCTTATGCATTACATCATTCACATTCATCACAGAATAATCATCAAGAGAGCAAATAAAGATCGCCTTGCAAATGACCAAGGCCAACACTTATATTATGAAACTTAATGTTGCAATTAGAGTTGCCAAACTCACAAATATGTCCCGACTTATCTAAACGTGAAACAGAAATAAGGTTTCTCTTCAAACTgggaacataaagaacatcattTAAATGAAGGTTGAAGCCACCCGGTAGCTCCAAGACGAAGCTTCCAATGCCTTCAACCTTGACCTCATTGCCATCAGCCACTCTTAGGCTTCGCTCCCCCTCTCTTATAGTTCGGATCGAACTGAATACCTGTAATGAATTGGAAATGTGCACAgtggcacctgagtcaatccaTCAAGTATTAGGAGAAAAATTTACTAAGAATGATTCATCAATGAAAGATACATAATCAATAATTGTACCTTTGCTCTTCAGCCAGTCCTTAAAACCATGGCAATCTTTCTGCTCATGGTTAGGTGACTTGCAGAACTTGCACAGCCGCTTCTCAGAAGTCTTCTTATGCTGCACAGCCTTGCCCTTATGGCCCTTAAACTTCTTCTTATGCTGCCTACTGCTGCCAGACTCAGCCTGATGCTTAGGAGTGTTGCTGACGCTAACACGCCCAAAGTGCTCGCTGTCCATGCTGACAGCATCCTTCATCCTTTcagctttctgcctttcttcttcctcaacacaGTAGCTAATGAGCTCAGCCATGCTCCAAGTCGCCTTCTGAGTGTTGTAACTTATTTTGAAGGGACTATACTGTGCAGGAAGTGAAGTCATAATGAAGTGCACCAGAAACCATCAGAGATAGACATATCCAGTGTCTTCAGCTTATTGGCCATGTCACACATGCTCACAATGTGCTCCCTGGTTCCACTTAGCCCATCATACTGTGAAGTCAGCATCTTCATAATGAGAGTGCTAGCATAAGTCTTGGACGAGCTCTTGAAATTCTCTTCCACCTTAGCAAGATATTCCTTGGTTGTCAGAACATTACCATACTGGTCCTTATCAGGAATAGCACCACAGATGGCAGGCGTGATCGTTTGCTTAATGATCATGGTAACCAAC
This sequence is a window from Panicum virgatum strain AP13 chromosome 7K, P.virgatum_v5, whole genome shotgun sequence. Protein-coding genes within it:
- the LOC120639740 gene encoding uncharacterized protein LOC120639740, whose amino-acid sequence is MTSLPAQYSPFKISYNTQKATWSMAELISYCVEEEERQKAERMKDAVSMDSEHFGRVSVSNTPKHQAESGSSRQHKKKFKGHKGKAVQHKKTSEKRLCKFCKSPNHEQKDCHGFKDWLKSKGIQFDPNYKRGGAKPKSG